A genomic segment from Daphnia pulex isolate KAP4 chromosome 5, ASM2113471v1 encodes:
- the LOC124193320 gene encoding glycine-rich cell wall structural protein-like has product MGSFKIVLILAVLMAVAYAMESADPVAHELAVAEETSDLGSILSPDLATDEKKYKVYYKRKYKYKKKGGHRSYGGSRGYGRGGGYGGRGGGGGGGGGGGGSSEESGR; this is encoded by the exons ATGGGTTCATTTAAA ATTGTGTTGATCCTTGCGGTCCTAATGGCCGTGGCTTACGCCATGGAAAGTGCCGATCCCGTTGCTCACGAATTAGCCGTCGCTGAAGAGACCAGCGATTTGGGGTCGATCCTTTCGCCGGATTTGGCGACGGATGAGAAGAAATACAAAGTTTATTACAAGCGAAAGTacaaatacaagaagaagG GTGGACATCGAAGCTACGGAGGAAGCAGAGGATACGGAAGAGGAGGTGGATATGGGGGGCGAGGAggtggcggaggaggcggaggtggtggcggcggaTCGAGCGAAGAATCCGGCCGTTAA
- the LOC124193639 gene encoding glycine-rich protein DOT1-like, translated as MTNNLKIALVIAIFWAGACCADENQGKLMQTQDLQPVEAKAKKYGYYGGGGGYGGYGGGGYGGGSYSGSYGGGGGYGGGGGGYGGYGYGGGGYGGYGGGKGKGKGKGGYGGGAGSYGGSGYGGGGYGGSGSYGSSGGSYSSGGSGYSSGSSGYSGSSGSSGYSGSSGSSGSSGYSGSSGSSGHSGSSGGSGYGSGGGSGKGGGGSGGGKGGGGGGGGGGKGDGGDGGGSDSSECGC; from the exons ATGACGAACAATTTAAAG ATTGCGCTGGTCATCGCCATTTTTTGGGCGGGCGCTTGTTGCGCCGATGAGAATCAAGGCAAACTCATGCAAACTCAGGATTTGCAACCAGTCGAAGCGAAAGCCAAGAAATATGGTTATTATGGAGGTGGGGGAGGATATGGTGGATATGGAGGCGGGGGCTATGGAGGCGGAAGTTACAGCGGAAGTTACGGCGGAGGCGGGGGCTATGGAGGAGGCGGGGGCg GATACGGGGGATATGGATATGGAGGCGGGGGCTATGGAGGATACGGCGGAGGAAAGGGCAAAGGAAAGGGAAAAGGAG GATACGGGGGAGGTGCTGGAAGTTACGGCGGGAGTGGATATGGAGGAGGAG GCTACGGCGGGAGCGGGAGTTATG gTAGTAGCGGCGGCAGTTACAGCAGCGGAGGCAGTGGCTACAGCAGTGGCAGCAGTGGGTACAGTGGTAGCAGTGGCAGCAGTGGGTACAGTGGTAGCAGTGGTAGCAGTGGCAGCAGTGGGTACAGTGGTAGCAGCGGTAGCAGTGGCCACAGCGGTAGCAGTGGAGGAAGTGGTTATGGAAGTGGTGGCGGAAGTGGAAAAGGTGGAGGCGGAAGTGGCGGAGGAAAAggcggaggaggtggaggaggaggaggaggaaaaggagaTGGAGGAGACGGAGGTGGTAGCGACAGCAGTGAGTGCGGATGTTAA